One genomic region from Halococcus qingdaonensis encodes:
- a CDS encoding IS5 family transposase, which yields MTQISRFTERCVLVAQRVTGDGSESAAPNGGGGFADYALVSLHCLRIYLDTSYRMTIDLLKEMPQITREIGLDAADLPAPSTLCKALDRIEMSLCRVLLRQSAQLHDPSKHAALDATFYDRDRASRHYCQRTNYRVQTLKVTKLVDTESQAVLDVHCSTTLKGSDADLCEQIARRNAGDLRTLTADKGYDKTALRERLRELEIRPLIKHCIRAPYDHAHNARIDADLYAQRSMTETVNSAVKRSLGYAVRARTWFREFREIALMCIVYNIKRAVKQ from the coding sequence TCGCACAAAGAGTTACTGGCGATGGAAGCGAATCCGCCGCCCCGAACGGTGGCGGCGGATTCGCCGATTACGCCCTCGTTTCCCTGCATTGTCTCCGGATTTACCTCGATACGTCCTACCGCATGACCATCGATCTGCTGAAGGAGATGCCACAAATAACCCGGGAGATCGGCCTTGACGCGGCCGATCTCCCTGCACCGTCGACGTTGTGTAAAGCACTCGACCGAATCGAGATGAGCCTCTGTCGAGTGCTACTGCGCCAGTCGGCGCAGTTGCACGATCCGTCCAAACACGCTGCTCTCGACGCCACGTTCTACGACCGAGACCGCGCAAGCCGCCACTACTGCCAGCGCACGAACTACCGCGTGCAGACGCTTAAAGTCACGAAACTCGTCGATACAGAATCCCAAGCCGTCCTCGACGTTCACTGTTCGACCACACTCAAAGGAAGTGACGCCGACCTCTGCGAGCAGATCGCCCGCCGGAATGCGGGCGATCTGCGGACTCTCACTGCGGACAAAGGCTACGACAAGACCGCTCTCCGCGAACGGCTGCGTGAACTCGAGATCCGCCCGCTCATCAAGCACTGCATCCGCGCACCGTACGACCACGCCCATAACGCCCGAATCGACGCGGATCTCTACGCACAGCGGTCGATGACCGAAACCGTGAATTCGGCCGTCAAGCGCTCGCTCGGCTACGCCGTGCGAGCGCGTACCTGGTTCCGTGAGTTTCGAGAGATTGCCCTGATGTGTATCGTCTACAACATCAAACGAGCAGTGAAACAGTGA
- the cas6 gene encoding CRISPR-associated endoribonuclease Cas6 yields the protein MRVLARLRVRADAAYDNAYHHKLRGRLWRALEGTEFEERHDGNDPPGFTYSNPFPPGDMEEGDERTLLVASPHEELLTHVARDLRTEPELNIGEMPYRVEDLSALAPDVGEPGSSGVIETGTGVVVRIPPWRREEYGIEGDYGDNATFWRPEMTMEPFRNQIVANLDKKHGRFAPDHLPGPSDRDGELFESYELIKTFALPVTVTEGEEMTYVVSKWRLGYRVRDDHHRRHLNLALDCGIGERNSLGFGFVNITEKTPPRMEST from the coding sequence GTGCGGGTGTTAGCCAGATTGCGCGTGCGCGCGGACGCTGCCTACGACAACGCCTACCATCACAAACTCCGGGGACGGCTCTGGCGTGCGCTGGAGGGCACCGAGTTCGAGGAGCGCCACGACGGGAACGACCCGCCGGGGTTCACCTACTCGAACCCATTCCCGCCGGGCGATATGGAGGAGGGTGACGAGCGCACGCTGTTGGTCGCCTCGCCCCACGAGGAACTGTTGACCCACGTCGCGCGCGATCTCCGGACGGAGCCGGAGCTCAATATCGGCGAGATGCCCTACCGGGTCGAGGATCTCTCGGCGCTCGCACCCGACGTGGGGGAGCCGGGCTCTTCGGGCGTGATCGAGACCGGCACGGGAGTAGTGGTGCGGATTCCGCCGTGGCGACGCGAGGAGTACGGGATCGAGGGCGATTACGGCGACAACGCGACGTTCTGGCGGCCGGAGATGACGATGGAACCGTTCCGCAACCAGATCGTGGCGAACCTCGACAAGAAACACGGTCGGTTCGCGCCCGACCATCTACCCGGCCCGAGCGATCGCGACGGCGAACTGTTCGAGAGCTACGAACTGATCAAGACGTTCGCGCTCCCGGTGACGGTAACCGAGGGCGAGGAGATGACCTACGTCGTGAGCAAGTGGCGACTCGGCTATCGGGTGCGCGACGACCATCATCGTCGGCATCTGAATCTCGCACTGGATTGTGGCATCGGCGAGCGCAACTCGCTAGGCTTCGGATTCGTGAACATCACCGAGAAAACACCACCTCGGATGGAATCGACATGA
- a CDS encoding glycine cleavage T C-terminal barrel domain-containing protein has product MSENEPPKTDGAEHPNHPNVDQSDRTVPRNLRQSGDPGIEMLVSTRVRKSPFFHKSFDEEGAWRATVYNRLYHPRGLVEPEDGGAMAEYDALVNRVTLWDVAVERQIRVAGPDAEAFVNRVITRDATEIETMHGKYVILCNEDGGILNDPVLLRPGDDEFWFSISDSTLMQWLQGVNVGENYDVAIDEIDVAPMQIQGPLSEDVMVEVVGEEVSEIPYYGLMEAEVNGCDVLVSQTGFSGEKGFEIYVKDAMANAEAVWDPVLETVKDHGGMQIAPGHHRRIAAGILSWGQDMDHETSPFQVNLGYQVPDETDVDYIGKEELERQQEQVENGEYPFTHKLIGLKMAGEPIRDYAPDFWLVSDPETGEECGYVTSPWYSPELETNIALAHVPAEKLRELDAPLDDSIYDADADIEFEVHLPDEYAEEPGEPVYATVSEVPFQESVNPSAREQAKLNASRADE; this is encoded by the coding sequence ATGTCCGAGAACGAGCCACCGAAAACGGACGGAGCGGAGCATCCGAACCACCCGAACGTCGATCAGTCGGATCGAACGGTGCCACGAAACCTGCGCCAGTCGGGCGACCCCGGCATCGAGATGCTGGTCTCGACGCGCGTTCGCAAGTCGCCCTTCTTCCACAAGTCCTTCGACGAGGAGGGTGCGTGGCGCGCGACGGTCTACAACCGCCTCTACCATCCCCGCGGGCTGGTCGAACCCGAAGATGGCGGTGCGATGGCCGAGTACGACGCCCTCGTCAACCGGGTCACGCTGTGGGACGTCGCCGTCGAGCGCCAGATCCGCGTCGCGGGGCCCGACGCCGAGGCGTTCGTCAACCGCGTCATCACCCGAGACGCGACCGAGATCGAGACAATGCACGGCAAGTACGTCATCCTCTGCAACGAGGACGGCGGCATCCTGAACGACCCGGTGTTGCTACGGCCCGGCGACGACGAGTTCTGGTTCTCGATCTCCGATTCGACTCTGATGCAGTGGCTCCAGGGTGTGAACGTCGGCGAGAACTACGACGTCGCGATCGACGAGATCGACGTCGCACCGATGCAGATCCAGGGGCCGCTCTCCGAGGACGTGATGGTCGAGGTCGTCGGCGAGGAGGTTTCGGAAATCCCCTACTACGGGCTGATGGAAGCCGAGGTCAACGGCTGTGACGTGCTCGTGAGCCAGACGGGCTTCTCCGGCGAGAAGGGCTTCGAGATCTACGTGAAGGACGCGATGGCAAACGCCGAGGCCGTCTGGGATCCGGTTCTCGAAACGGTGAAGGACCACGGCGGAATGCAGATCGCGCCGGGCCACCACCGGCGGATCGCGGCGGGTATCCTCTCGTGGGGCCAGGACATGGATCACGAGACTTCGCCGTTCCAGGTCAATCTCGGCTATCAGGTGCCCGACGAGACCGACGTCGACTACATCGGCAAAGAAGAACTCGAACGCCAGCAAGAACAGGTCGAGAACGGCGAGTATCCCTTCACGCACAAGCTGATCGGGCTGAAGATGGCCGGCGAGCCGATCCGTGACTACGCACCCGACTTCTGGCTCGTCTCGGATCCCGAGACGGGCGAGGAGTGTGGCTACGTCACCTCGCCGTGGTACAGCCCAGAACTGGAAACCAACATCGCGCTCGCGCACGTCCCGGCGGAAAAACTGCGCGAGCTCGACGCACCGCTCGACGACAGCATCTACGATGCCGACGCCGATATCGAGTTCGAGGTGCATCTCCCCGACGAGTACGCCGAGGAACCCGGTGAGCCGGTCTACGCGACCGTCTCCGAGGTGCCGTTCCAGGAGTCCGTGAACCCGAGCGCGCGCGAGCAGGCCAAGCTGAACGCCAGCCGGGCCGACGAGTAG
- a CDS encoding formate--tetrahydrofolate ligase: protein MSPSEDGLPTDYEIAQDVDTDHITEIVEPLGLAADDLELHGDDTAKLTYDAIERLRESDREDGDVILVTGMTPTPMGEGKTVTTVGLSQAFNQLGENALAAIREPSLGPVFGVKGGAAGGGYSQVLPMEEINLHFTGDLHALTSAHNLVSTMLDNHIKQGNELGIAVNQVQWPRAMDMNDRVLRETVVGLGGEVTGVPREDGFILTAASEMMAVLCLADDLADLKERVGRIIVAYDEDGDPVTADDIEATGAVTILLKDALKPNIVQTVEGTPAFVHGGPFANIAHGTNSLIADDAARKLSDYLVTEAGFGSDLGAEKFMDVVCRLGDMEPAAVTVVASVRALKYHGKDMWPADLDALDEPDPEAVEAGIENLDAHVENLQQFGVPVVVALNRFPGDTDEEVDVVLDHCREDLGIEAAESTVFEEGGAGGTDLAEKLMTAIETNDETFDYLYEADAPIPEKIETIATEIYGAESVSFQSGARDDIDRMNDLGFEDVPIVISKTFHSLSDNAEKKGVPTGWELEIQEIYPSAGAGFLVALTSDVLTLPGLPSDPAAADMDIDAEGTVSGLF, encoded by the coding sequence ATGTCACCATCCGAAGACGGCCTGCCGACGGACTACGAGATCGCCCAGGACGTCGACACCGACCACATCACCGAGATCGTCGAACCGCTCGGCCTCGCCGCCGACGACCTCGAGCTCCACGGCGACGACACGGCGAAGCTCACCTACGACGCCATCGAGCGACTCCGGGAATCCGACCGTGAGGATGGTGACGTAATCCTCGTCACGGGGATGACGCCGACGCCGATGGGCGAGGGCAAGACCGTCACCACCGTAGGACTGAGTCAGGCGTTCAACCAGCTCGGCGAGAACGCACTGGCGGCCATCCGCGAGCCCTCGCTCGGCCCGGTCTTCGGCGTCAAGGGCGGCGCGGCCGGCGGTGGCTACTCCCAGGTACTGCCGATGGAGGAGATCAACCTCCACTTCACCGGCGATCTCCACGCGCTCACGTCGGCGCACAACCTCGTCTCGACGATGCTCGACAACCATATCAAACAGGGAAACGAGCTGGGGATCGCCGTCAATCAGGTCCAATGGCCCCGTGCGATGGACATGAACGACCGCGTGCTCCGCGAGACCGTCGTGGGTCTCGGCGGCGAGGTCACGGGCGTCCCTCGCGAGGACGGGTTCATCCTCACGGCGGCCTCCGAGATGATGGCCGTGCTCTGTCTCGCCGACGACCTCGCCGATCTCAAGGAACGCGTCGGCCGAATCATCGTCGCCTACGACGAGGACGGCGACCCGGTCACCGCCGACGACATCGAAGCTACCGGTGCGGTCACCATCCTGCTGAAGGACGCGCTCAAACCCAACATCGTTCAAACTGTCGAGGGAACGCCGGCGTTCGTTCACGGCGGTCCGTTCGCCAACATCGCCCACGGGACGAACTCGCTGATCGCCGACGACGCCGCCCGGAAACTCTCGGACTATCTCGTCACCGAGGCGGGCTTCGGCTCGGATCTGGGTGCCGAGAAATTCATGGACGTCGTCTGCCGTCTGGGCGACATGGAACCGGCGGCGGTCACGGTGGTAGCCTCTGTCCGTGCGCTCAAATACCATGGCAAGGACATGTGGCCCGCCGATCTCGACGCGCTCGACGAACCCGACCCCGAAGCGGTCGAGGCCGGGATCGAAAATCTCGATGCCCACGTCGAAAACCTCCAGCAGTTCGGCGTCCCAGTCGTCGTGGCGCTCAACCGCTTCCCCGGCGACACCGACGAGGAAGTCGACGTCGTACTGGATCACTGCCGGGAGGACCTCGGGATCGAGGCCGCCGAATCGACGGTATTCGAGGAGGGCGGCGCGGGCGGGACCGACCTCGCCGAGAAGCTCATGACCGCCATCGAAACGAACGACGAGACGTTCGACTATCTCTACGAGGCCGACGCCCCAATACCGGAGAAGATCGAGACGATCGCCACCGAGATCTACGGTGCGGAATCCGTCTCATTCCAGAGCGGTGCACGCGACGACATCGATCGAATGAATGACCTCGGCTTCGAGGATGTCCCGATCGTGATTTCGAAGACCTTCCACTCGCTCAGCGACAATGCCGAGAAGAAGGGCGTCCCCACCGGCTGGGAACTCGAGATTCAAGAGATCTACCCCTCCGCCGGCGCGGGCTTTCTCGTCGCCCTCACCAGCGACGTGCTGACGCTACCGGGGCTGCCGTCCGACCCTGCCGCTGCCGACATGGATATCGACGCCGAGGGAACGGTCTCCGGACTGTTCTGA
- a CDS encoding methylenetetrahydrofolate reductase, translated as MSVTRQSGETDGVAQLLDDPRFELMPFDSFADEMDELPTGATIAITTSPQLGLDATVEWAETAAARGFDVSPHIAARYVRDVDHLDEITRRLTDAGVTDIFVPGGDREEPIGEFDSAYALLDALDGLDHEFEEIGITGYPEGHEFLDDDTLADAMAKKAPYATYIVTQLCYDPEAVVEWVEGVRDRGVELPIEVGIPGVMKYDKLLSISRKVGVGDSVNFLKKTTGITGFIRELVGSRGRYTPDDLVEGLAPYADDPDYDIQGLHVYTFNRTEDTESWRYGVLDE; from the coding sequence ATGTCGGTGACGCGCCAGTCGGGAGAGACCGATGGCGTCGCGCAACTCCTTGACGATCCGCGATTCGAGCTGATGCCGTTCGACAGCTTCGCGGACGAGATGGATGAGCTTCCCACGGGCGCGACGATCGCCATCACGACCTCGCCGCAGCTGGGGCTCGATGCGACCGTCGAGTGGGCCGAGACGGCCGCCGCTCGCGGGTTCGACGTCAGCCCACACATCGCCGCGCGCTACGTCCGCGACGTCGACCATCTGGACGAAATCACTCGGCGGCTCACCGACGCCGGCGTCACCGATATCTTCGTTCCCGGCGGCGACCGCGAGGAGCCGATCGGCGAGTTCGATTCGGCGTACGCCCTTCTCGACGCGCTCGACGGACTCGATCACGAGTTCGAGGAGATCGGCATCACGGGCTACCCGGAGGGCCACGAGTTCCTCGACGACGACACGCTCGCCGACGCGATGGCGAAGAAAGCACCCTACGCGACCTACATCGTGACACAGCTCTGTTACGATCCCGAGGCCGTCGTCGAGTGGGTCGAGGGTGTGAGGGATAGGGGCGTCGAGCTCCCCATCGAGGTCGGCATTCCTGGTGTGATGAAGTACGACAAACTGCTGAGCATCTCGCGGAAGGTCGGTGTCGGCGACTCGGTGAATTTCCTCAAGAAAACGACCGGAATCACGGGGTTCATCCGCGAACTCGTCGGTTCGCGTGGCAGATACACCCCCGACGATCTCGTCGAGGGGCTCGCGCCGTACGCCGACGATCCCGACTACGATATTCAGGGATTGCACGTCTACACTTTCAACCGGACCGAGGACACCGAGTCGTGGCGCTACGGCGTTCTCGACGAGTGA
- a CDS encoding GcvT family protein — protein sequence MSHANGLPDAAGTVVIGAGIVGCSTAYHLAELGREDVLVLDRGPLPTTGGSSTHAPGIMFQTDEPKVLSKFATYSRKLYSGLERDDGKAIYNETGGIEVARSDERMDYLQRRVEWAKAWGVPDPQLLSPEEVAEKLPLVDPDAIQGGYYSPTDGQASGVRACAALAEQAEAMGAEFVGHTKVEDIEADGEGVQGIVTENGRVECNEVVVATNIWARQLSEKLDVHLPVAPVEHQYTMTEPLAELDGREQDVTDDPVYENYKSVSGDKSEVLLQDPDRPILRDQDNAMYFRTHGDRYGIGSYNHEPVVPDPEELGGNDEDGGNQASIHEFTEEFFENATHPDRQEKAPRTASDELLPATAGKDLDYKYNGMYSASPNGMPTMGPVQECPGLWTGLTTWITHAGGAGKALAEWMETGVPRLPDGPIDLRNCDVNRFAPHTGSWDFTRDLADEEYRNLYSIVHPKWVRTEYQRDIRRTPIYHSHQDLDAELWAEAGWESPQWFESNEDLLESYGEQIPDREGWEGKFWSPLEGAESLHVREAVGLHDMTPFNKMELVGTGVDEFLQNLCTNDMDLDVGQIRYTLMCNEAGGVRADITVTRVDEHRYLLLTTGREVGQNHLAWVREQAPESVVVNDVTSSLAAMVCTGPDARKTLSKVIDADLSDENFPFYTSQQTFVENVPVTALRLSYAGELGWELYTPSEYGETLWEHVMEAGAEYDIRPYGNGALDSLRIEKGFRLWGEDLHTEHDPYEAGLGWAVDLDTEFVGKEAIAAAAEGDVDRRVACLTLDDPEQVVLADRPVLTSNGDEVLGYVHAAEYGYTVGACVVYTYLPPEFAEPGTEVDVLYEGERYGATVRDEPLL from the coding sequence ATGAGTCATGCCAACGGGCTGCCCGACGCAGCCGGAACCGTCGTCATCGGCGCGGGCATCGTCGGCTGTAGCACGGCCTATCACCTCGCCGAACTGGGTCGGGAAGATGTTCTGGTACTCGACCGGGGCCCGCTGCCGACCACCGGCGGCTCCTCGACACACGCGCCGGGGATCATGTTCCAGACCGACGAGCCGAAGGTGCTCTCGAAATTCGCCACCTACAGCCGGAAGTTGTACTCCGGTCTGGAGCGCGACGACGGGAAAGCGATCTACAACGAAACCGGCGGGATCGAGGTCGCGCGCAGCGACGAGCGGATGGACTACCTCCAACGGCGGGTCGAGTGGGCGAAAGCGTGGGGCGTGCCCGATCCGCAGCTCCTGAGCCCCGAGGAAGTCGCGGAAAAGCTCCCGCTCGTGGATCCCGACGCCATCCAGGGCGGCTACTACTCGCCGACGGACGGACAGGCATCGGGTGTTCGTGCGTGTGCGGCGCTCGCCGAGCAAGCGGAGGCGATGGGCGCGGAGTTCGTCGGCCACACGAAAGTCGAGGACATCGAGGCCGACGGTGAGGGAGTACAGGGGATCGTCACCGAGAACGGTCGCGTCGAGTGCAATGAGGTCGTGGTAGCGACCAACATCTGGGCGCGCCAGCTGAGCGAGAAACTCGACGTCCATCTCCCGGTCGCACCGGTCGAACACCAGTACACGATGACCGAACCGCTCGCCGAACTCGACGGGCGAGAACAGGACGTCACCGACGATCCGGTCTACGAGAACTACAAGTCGGTCTCCGGCGACAAGAGCGAGGTGCTCCTCCAGGACCCCGACCGACCGATACTGCGGGACCAGGACAACGCGATGTACTTCCGAACGCACGGGGACCGCTACGGGATCGGCTCGTACAACCACGAGCCGGTCGTGCCCGATCCGGAGGAATTGGGTGGGAACGACGAGGACGGCGGCAATCAGGCGTCGATCCACGAGTTCACCGAGGAGTTCTTCGAGAACGCTACCCACCCCGATCGCCAGGAGAAGGCTCCCCGAACCGCGAGCGACGAGCTCCTGCCGGCGACGGCGGGGAAGGATCTGGACTACAAGTACAACGGGATGTACTCCGCGTCGCCGAACGGAATGCCGACGATGGGGCCTGTCCAGGAGTGTCCGGGGCTCTGGACGGGGCTCACCACGTGGATCACTCACGCCGGCGGCGCGGGCAAGGCGCTCGCCGAGTGGATGGAGACCGGCGTCCCGCGGCTGCCCGACGGCCCGATCGACCTCCGGAACTGCGACGTCAACCGGTTCGCACCCCACACGGGGAGCTGGGACTTCACGCGTGACCTCGCTGACGAGGAGTATCGCAACCTCTACAGCATCGTCCATCCGAAGTGGGTCCGAACCGAGTACCAGCGCGACATCCGGCGCACGCCGATCTATCACAGTCATCAGGATTTGGACGCCGAGCTGTGGGCCGAGGCCGGCTGGGAGTCCCCACAGTGGTTCGAATCCAACGAGGATCTCTTGGAGAGCTACGGCGAGCAGATCCCCGATCGCGAGGGTTGGGAGGGCAAGTTCTGGTCGCCGCTCGAAGGCGCGGAGTCGCTCCACGTCCGAGAGGCCGTCGGGCTCCACGACATGACCCCGTTCAACAAGATGGAGCTCGTCGGCACAGGTGTAGACGAGTTCCTCCAAAACCTCTGTACGAACGACATGGACCTCGACGTGGGACAGATCCGCTACACACTCATGTGTAACGAAGCCGGCGGCGTCCGCGCCGATATCACCGTGACCCGCGTCGACGAGCACCGATACCTGCTGCTCACGACCGGTCGCGAGGTCGGGCAGAACCACCTCGCGTGGGTCCGCGAGCAGGCCCCCGAGAGCGTAGTTGTCAACGACGTCACCTCCAGCCTGGCGGCGATGGTCTGTACGGGCCCGGACGCCCGCAAGACCCTCTCGAAGGTGATCGACGCCGACCTCTCGGATGAAAACTTTCCGTTCTACACGAGCCAGCAGACGTTCGTGGAGAACGTCCCCGTGACGGCGCTCAGACTCTCCTACGCCGGCGAGCTCGGCTGGGAGCTCTACACGCCGTCCGAGTACGGCGAGACGCTTTGGGAGCACGTCATGGAGGCAGGCGCGGAGTACGACATCCGCCCCTACGGCAACGGCGCGCTCGACTCGCTCCGCATCGAGAAGGGATTCAGACTCTGGGGCGAGGACCTCCACACCGAGCACGACCCCTACGAAGCGGGCCTCGGCTGGGCCGTCGATCTCGACACGGAGTTCGTCGGCAAGGAAGCGATCGCGGCGGCCGCCGAGGGCGACGTCGATCGGAGAGTGGCCTGTCTCACGCTCGACGACCCCGAGCAGGTCGTGCTCGCCGACCGGCCCGTTCTCACGTCCAACGGTGACGAAGTGCTCGGCTACGTCCACGCCGCCGAATACGGCTACACCGTCGGGGCCTGCGTCGTCTACACCTACCTCCCGCCCGAATTCGCCGAACCGGGAACCGAGGTCGACGTGCTCTACGAGGGCGAGCGCTACGGGGCGACGGTGCGCGACGAACCGCTGTTGTAG
- a CDS encoding GcvT family protein, with product MSTGTTLPESAGTIVVGAGCVGCSAAYHLAEQGREDVVVVDRGPLFETGGSTSHAPGLVYQTNGGKLMTELAAYTRELYSDLDSYRMSGGIEVAYTEDRWKFLKRKREWGQSYGLDGGELLSPAEVEERVPQIDSTVIHGGYYLPTDGKAHAVDASRKMAERAQEVGHEFYGNTLVTDVETSDGAVQAVVTENGRIACDELLVATNIWGPLFGDMIDTDIPLVPCSHQYLVSEPLDELVGAEREIEQPLLRHQDYSEYFRQHGDSYGVGSYNHEPLLVDPEDIYGPEKLDDLGLEYPSLREFAAEHFYENTHPDHDESAYDAARELVPALDGVEWETEMNGMFCFTPDGMPILGPDEDTEGLWWSLAIWVTQSGGVGSVVAEWMENGVPRLDGERVNAEPAHISRFQPHAGSREFTYGRGAQQYQEVYQLIHPREQPEDQRALRRSPFYDRQDDLGAEFYDTNGWEVPQWYETNESLLSEYEVPDRPDWLARNWSKAQGVEHQAVRDRVAMFDMTTFTGIEIAGEGTMEFLQELLTNDMDCPVGRMRYAAMLNEDGGILADLTVARLDEDRYLLTTGGGNSATLHSRWIREHAPESLSITVHDSSRSGVGVWGPEARELLGPLVEADLSNDAFPFYGVQETYLESLPVTMLRLSYAGELGWEIYTPTEYGARLWDTLWEAGQEHGIVPMGWEALASASLEKGYRLWGTDVTPEYTPDEAGIGFAVDTDTEFIGKDALLAAREAGVDRKLTPLTLDGSGMIVDSGHPILDGEDVIGYGCRAGYGYSIDAGIVYSYLPTEYADAGTSLDVRYEGERYAATVRDEPLFDPEMERMRG from the coding sequence ATGAGCACAGGGACCACACTGCCGGAGAGCGCCGGGACCATCGTCGTGGGGGCCGGCTGCGTCGGCTGTTCGGCGGCCTACCACCTCGCCGAGCAGGGCCGCGAGGACGTCGTCGTCGTGGATCGCGGACCGCTGTTCGAGACTGGCGGCTCGACCTCGCACGCGCCCGGACTCGTCTATCAGACCAACGGCGGCAAACTGATGACGGAGTTGGCCGCGTACACGCGCGAACTCTATTCCGATCTCGACAGCTACCGGATGTCGGGCGGCATCGAGGTCGCCTATACCGAGGACCGATGGAAGTTCCTCAAACGAAAGCGCGAGTGGGGCCAATCCTACGGGCTTGACGGTGGCGAACTGCTCTCGCCCGCGGAGGTCGAAGAGCGCGTCCCGCAGATCGATTCGACCGTGATCCACGGTGGCTACTACCTCCCGACCGACGGCAAGGCCCACGCGGTCGACGCCTCGCGGAAGATGGCCGAGCGCGCCCAGGAGGTCGGCCACGAATTCTACGGCAACACGCTCGTCACGGACGTCGAGACGAGTGACGGGGCGGTCCAGGCGGTCGTCACCGAGAACGGCCGCATCGCATGCGACGAGCTGCTGGTGGCGACGAACATCTGGGGCCCGCTCTTTGGGGATATGATCGACACCGACATCCCGCTGGTTCCGTGTTCACATCAGTATCTCGTGAGCGAACCGCTCGACGAACTGGTGGGAGCCGAGCGCGAGATCGAACAGCCGCTCCTCCGTCATCAGGATTATTCGGAGTATTTCCGCCAGCACGGCGACTCCTATGGAGTGGGATCGTACAACCACGAACCGCTGCTCGTCGATCCCGAGGACATCTACGGACCCGAGAAACTCGACGACCTCGGGCTCGAATACCCCTCGCTCCGGGAGTTCGCCGCCGAGCACTTCTACGAGAACACGCATCCCGATCACGACGAGAGCGCGTACGACGCCGCACGCGAACTCGTACCGGCGCTCGACGGCGTCGAGTGGGAGACCGAGATGAACGGGATGTTCTGCTTCACTCCCGACGGAATGCCGATTCTCGGCCCGGACGAGGACACCGAGGGACTGTGGTGGTCGCTCGCCATCTGGGTCACCCAGTCTGGCGGCGTCGGCAGCGTCGTCGCCGAGTGGATGGAAAATGGAGTTCCGCGGCTCGACGGCGAGCGCGTCAACGCCGAGCCCGCCCACATCAGTCGGTTTCAGCCCCACGCCGGCAGTCGGGAGTTCACCTACGGGCGGGGTGCCCAGCAGTATCAGGAGGTCTACCAGCTGATCCATCCGCGTGAACAGCCCGAAGACCAGCGTGCGCTCCGCCGGAGCCCGTTCTACGACCGACAGGACGACCTCGGCGCGGAGTTCTACGACACCAACGGCTGGGAAGTTCCCCAGTGGTACGAGACGAACGAGTCCCTCCTGAGCGAGTACGAGGTCCCCGACAGACCCGACTGGCTCGCGCGCAACTGGTCGAAGGCGCAGGGCGTCGAACACCAGGCCGTCCGTGATCGAGTGGCGATGTTCGACATGACGACGTTCACCGGGATCGAGATCGCCGGCGAGGGCACGATGGAGTTCCTCCAAGAGCTCTTGACCAACGACATGGACTGCCCAGTCGGACGGATGCGGTACGCGGCGATGCTGAACGAAGACGGCGGCATCCTCGCGGATCTGACCGTCGCACGGCTCGACGAAGATCGGTATCTGCTGACGACGGGCGGCGGCAACTCCGCGACGCTCCACTCGCGCTGGATCCGCGAGCACGCGCCCGAATCGCTCTCGATCACGGTTCACGATTCGAGCCGTTCCGGAGTGGGCGTCTGGGGGCCGGAAGCACGGGAACTGCTCGGACCGCTCGTCGAGGCGGACCTCTCGAACGACGCCTTCCCGTTCTACGGGGTGCAAGAAACCTATCTGGAGAGCCTGCCAGTGACGATGCTTCGGCTCTCCTACGCCGGCGAACTCGGCTGGGAGATCTACACACCCACCGAGTACGGCGCGCGGCTCTGGGACACCCTCTGGGAAGCGGGCCAGGAGCATGGGATCGTCCCGATGGGCTGGGAGGCGCTCGCCTCGGCGAGTCTGGAGAAGGGCTATCGGCTCTGGGGCACGGACGTCACGCCCGAATACACGCCCGACGAGGCGGGTATCGGCTTCGCGGTCGACACCGATACCGAGTTCATCGGGAAGGACGCGCTGCTCGCGGCGCGCGAGGCGGGCGTCGACCGAAAGCTTACTCCGCTCACGCTCGATGGATCGGGAATGATCGTTGATTCGGGTCATCCGATCCTCGACGGTGAGGACGTGATCGGCTACGGCTGTCGCGCCGGCTACGGCTACAGCATCGACGCGGGCATCGTCTACTCGTACCTGCCGACCGAGTACGCCGACGCGGGGACGTCGCTCGACGTGCGCTACGAGGGCGAGCGCTACGCCGCGACGGTGCGCGACGAGCCGCTGTTCGACCCCGAGATGGAACGGATGCGCGGGTAG